In one window of Azotobacter salinestris DNA:
- a CDS encoding non-ribosomal peptide synthetase, whose protein sequence is MFDVLEERPAVCEPVPEPCPLTGLQHAYWVGEQKVYKFHTIPFLYFCYFTESLDVPRLEAALQTVLEAYPELSMEFLPDGTQRPAQEPVGKISLEMTDWRGQPPIGTAELQELRKKDMESKLALLGARVQVTAFLDRVADGYYVNFGFRLISFDAFSVRLFYNALVRVYNGMGLPEEPRAFFAEFMAKRQALKETSVFQRSMQYWQERIATLRNAPELPVVDHERMPEESRFRRIRLVFGPERVARLNEQARKLGISPSMLFCTAYTDVLRLWSRNRAFTINMLMSHRPSGDPRFQRAFGNFGSTLLLECADSPGLFAERAKVLQRQLARDMRHSRVEGVDVIRAMGSTGTGLPVMPVVFASSLGLDLPEGLLLPNEFGLKNMGGGLHTPQVWLDCQAYMYLDEMVVNWDYVEGLFLPGVIENMFEAFEQQIEAILQHEAPQEALLLPRVPPKALLARQAANRTERELPTGRMEHFVAEACTRYPERAAIIAPDRVVDYRSLWGWSTNLAARLRQAGVGSDDLVAVVAKRGWRQVTALLGVVQSGGAYLPITSEQPAARKEWLISRPGVKVVLIERELAIDLALPPDVRVLLLDEVLPDAPPPAVALEPARGERDLAYVIFTSGSTGQPKGVAIDHRGAVNTIQDVIARFGLTCEDRLIGLSSFNFDLSVHDIFGGLAMGAALVLPPHSETPAPDQWAACVRDHGVTVWNTVPASLEMLIEFLGPQAATYMHSLRLVMLSGDWIPITLPERLKKVVPGVTLISLGGATEASIWSNYFPVGQLAPGWKSIPYGWPLSNQSFHVLTRELEPAPDWVPGDLYIGGIGLAREYYNDPQRTAESFIVHPQSGERLYRTGDVGRYFDDGCLEFLGRLDGQVKIRGFRIELEEIDANLARCPGIRAATTVVVRSGEDSRLVAFYQPAAEPLEAEAIRAHLAASLPSYMIPSQVMAVESLPVTANGKVDRKALSAMADALGPETRARRSPTSETERRLVGLWSQLLGVEALGIDDEFFELGGTSLLAVRLINEITRAFGQTLPLVSLLRHGTIAAQAAMLDAAEHAGHQRTPLAVMREGGPATLALVHPVGGNILCYRELIELLPAGVSVLGLQSPGDGAPRQLEALAASYVDALCAQAAEPASIHLLGWSMGGVIAQEMARQMEARGIAPNGVTMIDSWMAAPQSQGGLRLEGEALLLNFLRDLLSGEPLPIDFDSLSRLDEAERPAAIVQALKQAGGIGSDLSREEFLALLDEYRANYDALVGHAPRPTTTPARLYRASRSMDFPLLAPFALAEAANLQVIDWEGDHFSVVERDSLREILAHLSNSGEVALW, encoded by the coding sequence ATGTTCGACGTATTGGAAGAGCGGCCGGCTGTTTGCGAGCCCGTGCCTGAGCCATGCCCCTTAACCGGTTTGCAACATGCTTATTGGGTTGGTGAGCAAAAGGTCTACAAGTTTCACACTATCCCGTTTCTTTATTTCTGCTATTTCACCGAGAGCCTCGATGTTCCCCGGCTCGAAGCGGCACTCCAGACAGTGCTCGAGGCTTATCCCGAGTTGTCCATGGAGTTTCTCCCCGACGGCACTCAGCGTCCGGCCCAGGAGCCGGTCGGAAAGATCTCTCTCGAGATGACCGACTGGCGCGGCCAGCCGCCGATCGGCACGGCAGAGCTGCAGGAGTTGCGCAAGAAGGACATGGAGAGCAAGCTGGCCCTGCTCGGCGCCAGGGTGCAGGTGACGGCGTTCCTGGATCGCGTCGCCGACGGCTATTACGTCAACTTCGGCTTCCGCCTGATCTCCTTCGACGCCTTCTCGGTTCGCCTGTTCTACAACGCCCTGGTGCGGGTCTATAACGGCATGGGCCTGCCCGAGGAGCCGCGCGCCTTCTTCGCCGAGTTCATGGCCAAGCGCCAGGCGCTCAAGGAGACCAGTGTCTTCCAGCGCTCCATGCAGTACTGGCAGGAGCGGATCGCCACGCTGCGCAACGCTCCGGAGCTGCCCGTGGTCGACCACGAGCGCATGCCGGAGGAGTCCCGTTTCCGGCGCATCCGCCTGGTATTCGGCCCCGAGCGGGTGGCCCGCCTCAACGAGCAGGCGCGCAAACTGGGCATCAGCCCCAGCATGCTGTTCTGCACCGCCTATACCGATGTGCTGCGCCTGTGGTCGCGCAATCGCGCCTTCACCATCAACATGCTGATGAGCCACCGCCCCTCGGGCGATCCGCGCTTCCAGCGCGCCTTCGGCAACTTCGGCAGCACCCTGCTGCTCGAGTGCGCCGACAGCCCGGGGCTGTTCGCCGAGCGGGCCAAGGTGCTGCAGCGGCAGCTGGCGCGGGACATGCGCCACTCCCGTGTCGAGGGCGTCGACGTGATCCGCGCCATGGGCAGCACCGGCACCGGCCTGCCGGTCATGCCGGTGGTGTTCGCCAGTTCCCTCGGCCTCGACCTGCCGGAGGGGCTGCTGCTGCCCAACGAGTTCGGCCTGAAGAACATGGGCGGCGGCCTGCACACCCCGCAGGTCTGGCTGGACTGCCAGGCCTATATGTACCTCGACGAGATGGTGGTGAACTGGGACTACGTGGAGGGCCTGTTCCTGCCCGGGGTCATCGAGAACATGTTCGAGGCCTTCGAGCAGCAGATCGAGGCCATCCTGCAGCACGAGGCCCCCCAAGAGGCGCTGCTGCTGCCGCGGGTCCCGCCGAAGGCGCTGCTGGCGCGCCAGGCGGCCAACCGGACCGAGCGCGAGCTGCCGACCGGCCGGATGGAGCACTTCGTCGCCGAGGCCTGCACCCGCTACCCCGAGCGGGCGGCGATCATCGCCCCCGACCGCGTCGTCGACTACCGGAGCCTGTGGGGCTGGAGCACCAACCTCGCCGCCCGGCTGCGCCAGGCCGGCGTCGGCAGCGACGATCTGGTCGCCGTGGTGGCCAAGCGTGGCTGGCGCCAGGTGACGGCCCTGCTCGGAGTGGTCCAGTCCGGCGGTGCCTACCTGCCGATCACCAGCGAGCAGCCGGCGGCGCGCAAGGAATGGCTGATCTCCCGTCCGGGGGTCAAGGTCGTGCTGATCGAGCGCGAACTGGCCATCGACCTGGCGCTGCCGCCGGACGTGCGCGTGCTGCTGCTGGACGAGGTGCTGCCCGATGCGCCGCCGCCGGCGGTGGCGCTGGAGCCGGCCCGGGGAGAGCGCGATCTGGCCTATGTGATCTTCACCTCCGGCTCGACCGGCCAGCCGAAGGGCGTGGCCATCGATCATCGCGGGGCGGTGAACACCATCCAGGACGTGATCGCCCGCTTCGGCCTGACCTGCGAGGACCGGCTGATCGGCCTGTCCAGCTTCAACTTCGACCTGTCGGTCCACGACATCTTCGGCGGTCTGGCCATGGGCGCTGCCCTGGTGCTGCCGCCGCACAGCGAGACGCCGGCGCCCGACCAGTGGGCCGCCTGCGTGCGCGACCACGGTGTGACGGTATGGAACACCGTGCCGGCCTCGCTGGAGATGCTGATCGAGTTCCTCGGCCCGCAGGCTGCCACCTACATGCACAGCCTGCGGCTGGTGATGCTCAGTGGCGACTGGATCCCGATCACCCTGCCGGAGCGGCTGAAGAAGGTGGTACCGGGCGTCACCCTGATCAGTCTCGGCGGCGCCACCGAAGCCTCCATCTGGTCCAACTACTTCCCGGTCGGGCAGCTCGCACCGGGCTGGAAGAGTATTCCCTACGGCTGGCCGCTGTCCAACCAGAGCTTCCATGTGCTGACCCGGGAACTCGAGCCGGCTCCCGACTGGGTGCCGGGCGACCTGTACATCGGTGGCATCGGTCTGGCCCGCGAGTACTACAACGACCCGCAGCGCACCGCCGAGAGCTTCATCGTCCATCCGCAGAGCGGCGAGCGCCTGTACCGCACCGGCGACGTCGGCCGCTACTTCGACGACGGCTGCCTCGAGTTCCTCGGCCGCCTCGACGGGCAGGTGAAGATCCGCGGCTTCCGCATCGAGCTGGAAGAGATCGACGCCAACCTCGCCCGCTGTCCGGGAATTCGCGCGGCCACCACGGTGGTGGTGCGCAGTGGCGAGGACAGCCGTCTGGTGGCCTTCTACCAGCCGGCGGCCGAGCCGCTGGAGGCCGAGGCGATCCGCGCCCACCTGGCCGCCAGCCTGCCGTCCTACATGATTCCGTCCCAGGTCATGGCGGTGGAGAGCCTGCCGGTCACCGCCAACGGTAAGGTGGACCGCAAGGCGCTGTCGGCCATGGCCGACGCGCTCGGCCCGGAGACTCGGGCCCGGCGCAGTCCGACCAGCGAAACCGAGCGGCGTCTGGTCGGTCTGTGGAGCCAGTTGCTCGGCGTGGAAGCCCTGGGCATCGACGACGAGTTCTTCGAGCTGGGGGGCACCTCGCTGCTGGCCGTGCGCCTGATCAACGAGATCACCCGCGCGTTCGGCCAGACCCTGCCGCTGGTGTCGCTGCTGCGCCACGGCACCATCGCCGCCCAGGCCGCCATGCTCGACGCGGCCGAGCACGCCGGCCACCAGCGTACCCCGCTGGCGGTGATGCGCGAAGGCGGGCCGGCCACCCTGGCCCTGGTCCACCCGGTGGGCGGCAACATCCTCTGCTACCGGGAGCTGATCGAGCTGCTGCCCGCCGGCGTGAGCGTGCTCGGCCTGCAGTCCCCCGGCGACGGCGCCCCGCGCCAGCTGGAGGCGCTGGCCGCCAGTTATGTGGATGCCCTCTGTGCCCAGGCCGCCGAGCCGGCCTCGATCCACCTGCTGGGCTGGTCCATGGGCGGGGTGATTGCCCAGGAAATGGCCCGGCAGATGGAGGCGCGCGGCATCGCGCCGAACGGGGTGACCATGATCGACAGCTGGATGGCCGCACCGCAGAGCCAGGGGGGCCTGCGCCTGGAGGGGGAGGCCCTGCTGCTCAACTTCCTCCGCGACCTGCTGTCCGGCGAGCCGCTGCCGATCGACTTCGACAGCCTGTCGCGGCTGGACGAGGCCGAGCGGCCGGCAGCCATCGTGCAGGCGCTGAAGCAGGCCGGCGGCATCGGCTCCGACCTGTCCCGGGAGGAGTTCCTCGCCCTGCTGGACGAGTATCGGGCCAATTACGACGCGCTGGTCGGCCATGCGCCGCGCCCGACGACCACGCCCGCGCGCCTGTACCGGGCCAGCCGCAGCATGGATTTCCCGCTGCTGGCGCCGTTCGCTCTGGCGGAGGCCGCGAATCTCCAGGTCATCGACTGGGAGGGCGATCACTTCTCGGTGGTCGAGCGGGACTCCCTGCGCGAGATTCTGGCGCACCTCTCGAATTCCGGCGAGGTCGCCCTCTGGTAG
- a CDS encoding NAD(P)-binding domain-containing protein, with product MSGHFDTLIVGGGQGGLSTSYYLTLQKRSHLVLERGDIPAPVWRDDRWDSFTLVTPNWDFRLPGATYAGDDPDGFMPREEIVRTFADYVRRHQLPVKYNTEVTEICADPAGFRVSTRNGDCYTARNVVVATGLFQFPRRHAMAARLAPSVCQMHSGAYRNPAALAPGAVLVVGSSQSGCQIADELNRAGRTVYLCVGRHDRAPRRYRGKDIFEWMRLSGLADQTADSLPSPKLRFTPNPIMAGRHEGGSLNVHRLARNGVQLLGTLQDIDGACLSIAPDLHDNLAGTDQREAELLGKIDMLVKMRNLDLPEEQPERLEDGYAAPLSERLDLAAAGVTTLIWATGYGFSFDLVRFPVFDEDGYPLQQRGATAQPGLYFVGLPWLYNKRSGLLSGVGEDAEHIAGHIQARDNGKG from the coding sequence ATGAGTGGACATTTCGACACCCTGATCGTCGGTGGCGGTCAGGGCGGGCTCTCCACGAGCTACTACCTGACCCTGCAGAAGCGTTCCCACCTGGTGCTGGAGCGTGGCGACATTCCCGCGCCCGTCTGGCGCGACGACCGTTGGGACTCCTTCACCCTGGTCACGCCCAACTGGGACTTCCGCCTGCCCGGCGCCACCTACGCCGGTGACGATCCCGACGGCTTCATGCCCCGCGAAGAGATCGTGCGGACCTTCGCCGACTACGTCCGGCGCCACCAGCTGCCGGTGAAGTACAACACGGAGGTCACGGAAATCTGCGCCGACCCCGCCGGATTCCGCGTCTCCACCCGCAATGGCGACTGCTACACCGCACGCAACGTCGTGGTCGCCACCGGCCTGTTCCAGTTCCCGCGCCGGCACGCGATGGCGGCCAGGCTGGCCCCGTCGGTCTGCCAGATGCACTCCGGCGCCTATCGCAACCCGGCGGCGCTGGCGCCCGGCGCGGTGCTGGTGGTCGGCAGCTCCCAGTCCGGCTGTCAGATCGCCGACGAGCTGAACCGGGCCGGCCGTACCGTCTACCTGTGCGTCGGCCGGCACGACCGGGCGCCGCGCCGCTATCGCGGCAAGGACATCTTCGAGTGGATGCGCCTGTCCGGGCTGGCCGACCAGACCGCCGACAGCCTGCCTTCGCCGAAGCTCAGGTTCACCCCCAACCCGATCATGGCCGGCCGCCACGAAGGCGGCAGCCTCAACGTGCACCGGCTGGCCCGCAATGGCGTGCAACTGCTCGGCACGCTGCAGGACATCGACGGAGCCTGCCTGAGCATCGCGCCCGACCTGCACGACAACCTGGCCGGCACCGACCAGCGCGAGGCCGAGCTGCTGGGCAAGATCGACATGCTGGTGAAGATGCGCAACCTGGATCTGCCCGAGGAACAGCCCGAGCGCCTCGAGGACGGCTACGCCGCGCCGCTGAGCGAGCGGCTCGACCTGGCCGCGGCCGGCGTCACCACGCTGATCTGGGCCACCGGCTATGGCTTCAGCTTCGATCTGGTCAGGTTCCCGGTGTTCGACGAGGACGGCTATCCGCTGCAGCAGCGCGGCGCCACGGCCCAGCCCGGGCTCTACTTCGTCGGTCTGCCCTGGCTGTACAACAAGCGCTCGGGCCTGTTGAGCGGCGTCGGCGAAGACGCCGAACACATCGCCGGACACATCCAGGCGCGGGACAACGGGAAGGGGTAG
- a CDS encoding HlyD family secretion protein: MSEGAPANTAAQPAGPAPGSTRKAKVILALIALVGLAVVGRMWWRSTYFEETDNAYVEGYISTIAPRVDGVVTKVLFEDNQQVRAGDVLVELDPADYAVRVDEIKAQIQEVDAELLRLDASIEQGEARVRALSARSARHLAELKRYKQDAERQLALRNQDMKAVTGTELDAAIAARDGAQADYTAQQEEIRAAQAGVEATRSSRAVLLARKEVLAAKLRDAGLQLEYTTLKAPVDGQIGNKSVEVGDHVTKGQRLVAIIQDGVWVTANFKETQLRDLLPGQRVSIRLDTFPGQEIEGRVDSFAPASGAKFALLPPENATGNFTKIVQRVPVKITFAPQTPKALMERVVPGMSALIEIDLRQEAPRVAAQ, encoded by the coding sequence GTGAGCGAAGGAGCACCGGCGAACACCGCCGCACAACCCGCAGGACCGGCACCGGGAAGCACCCGGAAGGCCAAGGTGATCCTCGCGCTGATCGCCCTCGTCGGCCTCGCCGTCGTGGGGCGCATGTGGTGGCGCAGCACCTATTTCGAGGAAACCGACAACGCCTACGTGGAAGGTTACATCAGCACCATCGCGCCCCGGGTCGATGGCGTGGTGACCAAGGTCCTGTTCGAGGACAACCAACAGGTGCGCGCCGGCGACGTGCTGGTCGAGCTCGATCCGGCCGACTATGCCGTGCGGGTCGACGAGATCAAGGCCCAGATCCAGGAAGTCGATGCCGAACTGCTCAGGCTGGATGCCAGCATCGAGCAGGGCGAGGCCAGGGTTCGTGCCCTGAGCGCACGCTCGGCCCGGCATCTGGCCGAGCTCAAGCGCTACAAGCAGGATGCCGAGCGCCAGCTGGCCCTGCGCAACCAGGACATGAAGGCCGTGACCGGGACGGAGCTGGACGCGGCCATCGCTGCCCGCGACGGCGCCCAGGCGGATTACACCGCCCAGCAGGAAGAGATCCGTGCGGCCCAGGCCGGTGTCGAGGCGACCCGCTCGTCGCGGGCCGTCCTGCTCGCCCGCAAGGAGGTGCTCGCCGCCAAGCTGCGCGATGCCGGGCTGCAGCTCGAATACACCACCCTCAAGGCACCGGTGGACGGCCAGATCGGCAACAAGTCGGTCGAGGTCGGCGACCATGTGACCAAGGGACAGCGCCTGGTGGCGATCATCCAGGACGGGGTCTGGGTGACGGCGAACTTCAAGGAAACCCAGCTGCGCGATCTGCTCCCGGGACAGAGGGTCAGCATCCGCCTCGACACCTTCCCCGGGCAGGAGATCGAGGGCCGGGTGGACAGCTTCGCGCCGGCTTCGGGCGCCAAGTTCGCCCTGTTGCCGCCGGAAAACGCCACCGGCAACTTCACCAAGATCGTCCAGCGCGTGCCGGTGAAGATCACCTTCGCCCCGCAAACGCCCAAGGCGCTGATGGAGCGGGTGGTGCCGGGCATGTCCGCGCTGATCGAGATCGATCTGCGCCAGGAGGCGCCCAGGGTGGCCGCCCAATGA
- a CDS encoding DHA2 family efflux MFS transporter permease subunit, whose product MPAADQVTSRTWIAIAAAVLGVFMAVLDTQITNASLPEILGSLSASMEEGSWMSTTYLAAEVVAIPLTGVFLRVFGARAFILGNTVLFLVFSTLCGMAWNLESMIVFRTLQGFFGGALIPTAMTLIIVSLPPGRRPMALAWLMLASTLAPTLGPTVGGILTEFYSWPWIFYINWLPGILMLAGIAIGLDAQPKKFELLLKMDWLGIAGMIIGLGALIVFLEEGNRKDWFDSEFIRTTSFIAFAGILLWIGSQLLRPDPFVNVWLFGRRNFWVSSGVGAVAGLGLYGSTFVLPLFLAHIADYNSRQIGETIMWMGLPQIIMTPVAAVLAKKIDNRLICSAGLLLFSVSCFMNAYMTADTGYDQLIASQIFRALGQPLILIALSNMAIHRIELANLSSASSLYNMTRVLGGAVGTAILSTAITMREHLHSEHLVEAVSLFSSATRERIAAITTMHMNNNGDIALATQQTMATLNGVVQREAFVMAYSDSFFILGSMLLASVGLVWLADHIVAPGAKGKGQ is encoded by the coding sequence ATGCCCGCCGCGGACCAGGTGACCTCGCGGACCTGGATCGCCATCGCCGCGGCGGTCCTCGGGGTGTTCATGGCGGTGCTCGACACCCAGATCACCAACGCCTCGCTGCCGGAGATCCTCGGTTCGCTGTCGGCCTCCATGGAGGAGGGCTCATGGATGAGCACCACCTACCTCGCGGCGGAGGTGGTGGCCATTCCGCTGACCGGCGTCTTCCTGCGGGTCTTCGGCGCGCGCGCGTTCATTCTGGGCAACACGGTGCTGTTCCTGGTGTTCTCGACCCTCTGCGGGATGGCCTGGAACCTGGAGTCGATGATCGTCTTCCGCACGCTGCAGGGCTTCTTCGGCGGCGCGCTGATTCCGACGGCGATGACCCTGATCATCGTCAGTTTGCCGCCGGGCAGGCGGCCGATGGCGCTCGCCTGGCTGATGCTGGCCAGTACCCTGGCGCCGACGCTGGGGCCGACGGTCGGCGGCATCCTCACCGAGTTCTACAGCTGGCCGTGGATCTTCTACATCAACTGGCTCCCCGGCATCCTGATGTTGGCCGGCATCGCCATCGGTCTGGATGCGCAGCCGAAGAAGTTCGAACTCCTGCTGAAGATGGACTGGCTGGGCATCGCCGGGATGATCATCGGCCTGGGTGCGCTGATCGTCTTTCTCGAGGAAGGCAACCGCAAGGACTGGTTCGACTCGGAGTTCATCCGCACCACCAGCTTCATCGCCTTCGCCGGCATCCTCCTGTGGATCGGCAGCCAGCTGCTGCGTCCCGACCCCTTCGTCAATGTCTGGCTGTTCGGCCGGCGCAACTTCTGGGTGTCGTCCGGGGTCGGCGCGGTGGCGGGCCTGGGGCTGTACGGCTCGACCTTCGTCCTGCCGCTGTTCCTCGCCCACATCGCCGACTACAACTCGCGGCAGATCGGCGAGACCATCATGTGGATGGGCCTGCCGCAGATCATCATGACCCCGGTGGCGGCGGTGCTGGCCAAGAAGATCGACAACCGCCTCATCTGCTCGGCCGGCCTGCTGCTGTTCTCCGTATCCTGCTTCATGAACGCCTACATGACCGCCGATACCGGCTACGACCAGTTGATCGCCTCGCAGATATTCCGCGCCCTCGGACAGCCGCTGATCCTCATCGCCCTGTCCAACATGGCCATCCACCGGATCGAGCTGGCCAACCTGTCCTCGGCCTCCAGCCTCTACAACATGACCCGCGTGCTGGGCGGTGCGGTCGGCACGGCCATCCTGTCCACGGCCATCACCATGCGCGAGCACCTGCATTCCGAGCACCTGGTCGAAGCGGTTTCCCTGTTCTCCTCAGCCACTCGCGAACGGATCGCGGCGATTACCACGATGCATATGAACAACAACGGCGACATCGCCCTTGCCACTCAGCAGACCATGGCCACCCTGAACGGCGTGGTTCAGCGCGAGGCCTTCGTGATGGCCTACAGCGACAGTTTCTTCATTCTGGGCAGCATGCTGCTGGCGTCGGTCGGCCTGGTCTGGCTGGCGGACCACATCGTGGCTCCCGGCGCCAAGGGGAAGGGCCAGTGA
- a CDS encoding efflux transporter outer membrane subunit produces MNNRLSFLLGLAVLLQGCSIEPFVPAPDPELPASYRKASPDAPNNVDVRWWRVYRDPALDYLVESVLERNPYTQFGELHVAEGHAGVLGARADLLPNLNFGASRDESHTSTTTPLGELLQQGTIAGQSNRITTNTSWQIDLWGRIAQSVELAKAKLGVAEATRRSVALILAREVAVAYWQFRAAEADYELLKQIRAEREETVRLIGRRLDIGLNTEQDLLEAKVRLARVEAEMHEAVVKRDMNEQELAILMVVDVKDFRVPSPPEYALPDIPKVAPGLPAIILSRRPDLMDSSERLRALIAQERIAETAFYPSISLTSRYGFASQDLSDITDHASREFSFVPISLSLPIFDAGRNRANLEAARLRYQQHVNVHKVNILIALRQVDDGLTQVQAAEERLRILGEALEASRRRADVAEARYAVGQNNYLEVNRARADALSLQRKQVRSRIDGLMATTMLMEALGGGWNESVEGKQQTVAKAD; encoded by the coding sequence ATGAACAACCGACTTTCCTTCCTGCTGGGACTGGCCGTCCTGCTGCAGGGCTGCAGCATCGAGCCCTTCGTGCCGGCACCCGATCCGGAGCTTCCGGCGAGCTACCGCAAGGCTTCCCCGGACGCGCCGAACAACGTGGATGTCCGCTGGTGGCGGGTCTACCGGGACCCGGCGCTCGACTATCTGGTCGAGAGCGTGCTGGAGCGCAACCCCTACACCCAGTTCGGCGAGCTGCACGTGGCCGAGGGGCATGCCGGCGTGCTGGGCGCCCGGGCCGACCTGTTGCCCAACCTGAACTTCGGCGCCAGCCGCGACGAGAGCCACACCTCGACTACCACCCCGCTGGGCGAACTGCTCCAGCAGGGAACCATCGCCGGCCAGAGCAACCGCATCACCACCAATACGTCCTGGCAGATCGACCTCTGGGGACGGATCGCCCAGTCCGTCGAGCTGGCCAAGGCCAAGCTGGGCGTGGCCGAGGCCACCCGGCGCAGCGTGGCGCTGATTCTCGCCCGCGAGGTGGCGGTCGCCTACTGGCAGTTCCGCGCCGCCGAGGCCGACTACGAGCTGCTGAAGCAGATCCGCGCCGAGCGCGAGGAGACGGTGCGGCTGATCGGCCGGCGTCTGGACATCGGCCTCAACACCGAGCAGGACCTGCTCGAGGCCAAGGTCAGGCTGGCCAGGGTCGAGGCCGAGATGCACGAGGCCGTGGTCAAGCGCGACATGAACGAGCAGGAGCTGGCGATCCTGATGGTGGTGGATGTGAAGGACTTCCGCGTACCGTCTCCCCCGGAGTACGCGCTGCCCGACATTCCCAAGGTCGCCCCCGGCCTGCCGGCGATCATCCTGTCCCGCCGTCCGGACCTGATGGACTCGTCCGAGCGCCTGCGCGCCCTGATCGCCCAGGAGCGGATCGCCGAAACCGCCTTCTATCCCAGCATCAGCCTGACCAGCCGCTACGGCTTCGCCTCCCAGGACCTGAGCGACATCACCGATCACGCTTCCCGGGAGTTCTCCTTCGTGCCGATCTCGCTGTCGCTGCCGATCTTCGATGCGGGGCGCAACCGGGCCAACCTGGAGGCGGCGCGCCTGCGCTACCAGCAGCATGTGAACGTGCACAAGGTCAACATCCTCATCGCCCTGCGCCAGGTGGACGACGGCCTGACCCAGGTGCAGGCGGCCGAGGAGCGGCTGCGCATCCTCGGCGAGGCGCTGGAAGCCTCCCGTCGGCGCGCGGATGTCGCCGAGGCCCGCTATGCGGTGGGGCAGAACAACTATCTGGAGGTCAACCGGGCGCGCGCCGATGCGCTGTCGCTGCAGCGCAAGCAGGTACGCAGCCGCATCGATGGCCTGATGGCCACGACCATGCTGATGGAGGCGCTGGGGGGCGGCTGGAACGAGTCCGTCGAAGGGAAGCAGCAGACCGTCGCCAAGGCCGACTAG
- a CDS encoding 4'-phosphopantetheinyl transferase family protein: MDYTTRLAAGGRWPADVELWHLHMPAAASERDWPWLDAGEHARAARYRQPGDRIRFALTRSRLRQLLAARLDMSPAALHFVSNPWGRPELAGGAGLAFNVSHGGDHALIAISAARQVGVDIERIDPTLDWQALTGLVCTAAEMRAILAQPQWRHRQCFFQCWTAKEALLKACGLGIGAGLLGLEFVHLGQEAREGEDAGGSLMLKGRLLHYHWLGEISGYSACIAYGQAPSLEPGFSGE; the protein is encoded by the coding sequence ATGGACTACACCACTCGCCTGGCGGCCGGCGGGCGCTGGCCGGCGGACGTGGAACTCTGGCATCTGCATATGCCCGCTGCGGCGTCCGAGCGGGACTGGCCCTGGCTGGATGCCGGCGAACATGCGCGCGCGGCGCGTTACCGCCAGCCGGGAGACCGCATCCGCTTCGCGCTGACGCGCTCCCGGCTGCGGCAACTGCTCGCCGCCCGTCTGGACATGTCGCCCGCCGCGCTGCACTTTGTCAGCAACCCCTGGGGGCGCCCGGAGCTGGCCGGCGGCGCTGGCTTGGCATTCAATGTGTCCCATGGCGGCGATCATGCGCTGATCGCCATCTCCGCCGCCCGCCAGGTGGGCGTGGACATCGAGCGGATCGATCCCACCCTCGATTGGCAGGCGCTGACCGGGCTGGTATGCACGGCTGCAGAAATGCGGGCCATTCTGGCGCAGCCCCAGTGGCGCCATCGGCAGTGCTTTTTCCAGTGCTGGACGGCCAAGGAGGCTCTGCTGAAAGCCTGCGGACTGGGCATCGGCGCCGGACTGCTGGGCCTGGAGTTCGTCCATCTTGGGCAGGAAGCCCGGGAGGGGGAGGACGCCGGCGGCAGTCTGATGCTCAAGGGACGTTTACTGCATTACCACTGGTTGGGCGAGATTTCCGGCTACAGCGCATGTATCGCCTACGGGCAGGCCCCGTCTCTGGAGCCTGGCTTCTCCGGGGAGTGA
- a CDS encoding YgaP family membrane protein: MQKNIGNIERIARLVVGIALIIWAIAGGPLWAWAGVLLLATGLLRWCPAHMLFGARSCSVKN; the protein is encoded by the coding sequence GTGCAGAAAAACATTGGCAACATCGAAAGAATCGCCCGCCTCGTGGTCGGCATTGCATTGATTATCTGGGCTATCGCCGGGGGCCCGCTTTGGGCGTGGGCCGGCGTATTGCTTCTGGCTACCGGACTGCTCAGATGGTGCCCGGCTCACATGCTGTTCGGCGCCCGCAGCTGCTCGGTGAAGAACTAG